A genomic region of Vitis vinifera cultivar Pinot Noir 40024 chromosome 7, ASM3070453v1 contains the following coding sequences:
- the LOC100257315 gene encoding protein EXORDIUM-like 2 produces MAYMSMRSPLFPFAIVIALALAPCSYGLNQPTRQSSSLASTSTTLNYHGGPLLSTPGSINIYLVWYGTFPPQEMAPIHDFFASLGSSGGQQKPAVATWWSTILAYKDKAGKPVSGRVRVAAFHEDKTCSLGKNIKRPQIANYVKKMMDTQVFPFDSNGVYLFLTAKDVVVERFCSGSCGFHENMVVSPRGRVVYAHVGDPGTQCPGLCAWPYAIPAYGPPGNPLVSPNGVGIDGMIMNIATILAGAATNPFKTGYFQGNALAPLEAVTACPGIFGPGAYPGYPGELIVDKLTKASYNAYGANGKKFLLPAIWDLKGLNCKALA; encoded by the coding sequence atggcCTACATGTCAATGAGGTCTCCTCTCTTCCCCTTTGCCATTGTTATTGCCTTGGCTCTTGCCCCATGTTCATATGGGCTGAACCAACCAACAAGACAATCTTCTAGTTTAGCCTCCACATCCACCACACTGAACTACCATGGAGGCCCTCTCTTGTCCACACCGGGCAGCATCAACATCTACCTCGTGTGGTATGGAACCTTTCCTCCACAAGAAATGGCCCCAATCCATGATTTCTTTGCTTCCCTTGGTTCCTCTGGGGGTCAGCAAAAGCCCGCGGTCGCAACATGGTGGAGCACAATCTTGGCGTACAAAGACAAGGCTGGGAAGCCAGTCTCTGGCAGAGTCCGGGTTGCTGCATTTCATGAGGACAAAACATGTTCTCTAGGGAAGAATATCAAACGCCCCCAAATAGCAAACTATGTGAAGAAAATGATGGACACCCAAGTGTTCCCCTTTGATTCTAATGGTGTGTACCTGTTTTTGACTGCTAAAGACGTAGTTGTAGAGCGGTTTTGCTCAGGATCCTGCGGTTTTCATGAGAACATGGTTGTTTCCCCGAGGGGAAGAGTAGTGTATGCACATGTTGGAGACCCTGGGACGCAGTGCCCAGGTCTTTGTGCTTGGCCTTATGCCATTCCCGCCTATGGTCCACCAGGCAACCCGCTTGTGTCACCTAATGGGGTCGGCATCGATGGCATGATAATGAACATCGCCACCATTCTTGCCGGAGCTGCCACTAATCCTTTTAAGACTGGGTATTTTCAAGGCAATGCACTGGCACCACTCGAGGCTGTCACAGCATGTCCCGGAATATTTGGTCCTGGAGCTTATCCAGGATATCCCGGAGAGTTGATTGTGGACAAATTGACCAAGGCAAGCTATAATGCTTATGGGGCTAATGGCAAGAAATTTCTACTTCCTGCAATCTGGGACCTAAAAGGTTTGAACTGCAAGGCTCTTGCTTGA